DNA sequence from the Streptomyces cinnabarinus genome:
CTGTCCCCGCTCGCGCCCCGCAACTGGGCCTCGCCGTCGGTGGAGTCGACGCCGCCGGTGCGGGTGACGCGGAAGGCGGGGCCGGTGTCGGCGGCCTCGTCACCCTTGAGGTACCGGTCGAACCAGCCCTGGACGCGAGCCCGGACCCGGTCGGCCTCCATGTCGCCGCCGTCGTGGCCGCCCGCGATCCAGTCGACGTCGACGGGGGCGCCGTTGGCCCGGATCGCCTTCGCGGCGGCGTCGGCCTGGCCGAGCGGGAAGAGGGAGTCGGTCTGCCCCTGCACCAGCAGCGTGGGAACCCTGATGCGGTCGGCGACGGCGGACGGCGAGCGCTCCTCCAGCAGCTCGCGGGCCTCGGCGTCCGGGGTGCCGGACTCGGCGACCCGGTCGTACATCCGGCACAGCGTGGCCTCGAACCGGTCGCAGCCGCCGGCGGTGTTGACGAAGATCCCGGCCCAGAGCTTCTTGAAGACGCCGTTCGGGAAGAGGGCGTCGGCGAGGTTCCAGTAGGTCACCGCCGGGGCTATGGCGTCGACGCGGTCGTCGTACCCGGCGCCGAGGAGGCTGATCGCGCCGCCGTAGGAGGCACCCGCCATGCCGACGCGGGGGTCGCCCGCCTTGTCGAGCCGGACCTGGGGCTGCTCGGCGAGCCAGTCGATCAGCTTCGACACGTCGGCGACCTCGGCCTTCGGGTCGTTGAGGCCGACCTCGCCGGTGGACCTGCCGAAGCCGCGGGCCGACCAGGTCAGCACCGCGTACCCATCGGCGGCCAGCTCCTCGGCCTGCTCGCGCACATCGTCCTTGCTGCCGCCGAAGCCGTGGCCCAGCAGGACGGCGGGGCGGCGCTCGTCCCCGGCGGTGGTGAAGTACGAGGTGTCAAGACGTACGCCGTTCACCGACATCACCCGGTCCGCGCGGCGCACCGCGGGCCCGTCGTCGGAGGCGACCGCCGTCCAGGTGCCGGCACCGGCGAACACGACGACGGCGGCCCCGGCGGCCAGCAGACGCCGGGGCCGCCGGAACGGCCCTCGCAGTCGAAGATCCATGTTTCAACGGTACGGGGTGAACCTGTCGGAGAGTTATCGACCGCAGGCCGAACCGGCTGACCTACCAGGGGCGTACGGGGACCGCTCGGCATACCGCGCCCGCGGTACGAGGACCGCTGTTCGAGGAGCCACACGATCAACTGAAGCCGGGCGAAACGGCACACCCAGCTCCCGCCGGCGGCAGACCCTTGAAGGTCCCCCCACTGAAGGCCCCCCACTGCGAACGGAGACGCCCTGTGCGCATCACCGACATCCAGCGCTGCGAGGTCCGGCCCGGACAGCTCGTCGAGTGGACGCTCTCTCCGGCGACCGTCGCGAGAGCCGCGCTGCTGCCGGACGACACACGGCCACCGGCGTACATCCAGGAGTCGCACATCAGGACCGCCAGGACCGTGCGCGAGGACGGTCTGTTCGTCCCGACCTGGCTGGGCACCGCCTTCGACATCCCGGGCCCGGTCGACCTCGACGCCCTCCAGGACGCCCTGCGCGGCTGGACGCTGCGGCACGAGACACTGCGCAGCGGCTTCCGGCCGGACGGGGACGAACTGCGCCGGTTCACCCTCGGCACGCGCGAGGTGTCCCTGCACCGTGAGGTCGTCGGCGACTTCGACGACGCGGGTGAGCTGGTGCGGCACCTCCAGAACCGTTTCGACGTGGCCGCGGACGCGCTGCGCTGGCCGAACCTGATCTACACGGCGGTCGTGCGGGACGACGGGGCCAGCGTGTACATGGCCTTCGACCACAGCAATGTGGACGCCTACTCCATCCACCGCATCCCCGCCGAGATCCACGAGCTCTACGCGGCGGGGCTCGCGGGCCGGGCCGTGGAGCAGCCACCGGTGAGCAGTTACATCGACTTCTGCGAGATCGAGCGGGCGGACGCGGACCGGATCGACGCGGGGCACGAGGTTGTCGGGCGCTGGCGGGAGTTCATCGGGCGCTGCGACGGGAGGCTGCCGGGGTTCCCGGTGGATCTCGGTCTTGAGCCCGGGGGGCCGCTGCCGACGCAGAAGCTGATGAGCGAGCCGCTGGTGGGCGCGGAGGACGCCGCCGCGTTCGAGGCGTACTGCCGTCCCTACGGCGGCAGTCTGGTCGGGTTGCTGGCGGCCACCGCGCTGATCGTGCGGGAGATCGGCGGGCAGTCCGTCTATCGCACGGTCGTGCCCTTCCATACGCGGGTGAAGTCGCGCTGGTCGGAGTCCGTGGGGTGGTACGTCGGGGGTGCGCCGATCGAGGTTCCGCTGGTGCCGGTGCCGGACTTCGCGGGTGCGCTGAGGAGTGTGCGCGAGCAGTTGCAGGCCGCGCGGCCGCTGGCGCGGATGCCGTTGGCCCGGGTGCTGGCGTTGCTGGGGGCGGACTTCCGGCCCACCTCGCCCGATCTGTACTCGATCGTGTCGTACCTCGACGCCCGGGGGATTCCCGGTGCGGCCGACTGGGCCGAGCAGTCGGCGTACGGGCTGATCAGGGTGTCGTACGGGGATCAGGTCTGTGTGTGGGTGAACCGGCTGCACGAGGGGTTGTGGTTCGCCGGCCGGTATCCGGATACGGATGTCGCCTACAAGAACATGTCGCTCTATGTGGAGCGGTTGCGTGACGTGATTGCGGGGGTTCGGGGCTAGTGCGGCGTCAGTTGGTCCTCGGGGAGTGAGACCAGCCACCGCGTGTCCCGCCTCGGGCGCAGGTACAGCGCCCAGTACAGCGTGGCCGCCGCCGTGATGCCGCCCGTCCAGAGCAGGTACTCCGTCTCCTGCTGGGTCAGGATGTAGGCGAGGACCACGATCAGCAGGAGCGGCATCGCGGGCCACAGGGGCATGCGCCAGGCGGGGGTGTGGCGGTGGGCGCCTCGTCGGGAGAGCAGGGCGGCCACCGCCACCAGGAGGTACATGCCGGTCACCGAGACGCCTGTCACGCCGTAGAGGGTGTCCAGGTTGACGAAGCAGAGGGCGGCGCCGGGGACGCCCACCGCCAGGGTCGCGACCCACGGGGAGCCGAAGCGGCCGAGCTTGGCGAAGACCGTGTTCACCGGCTGGGGCCAGGCCTTGTCGCGGGCGGAGGCGAACAGGACGCGGGAGTTCTGAATCACCATGACGATGCCCGCGTTGATGATCGCGAGGGCCACGCAGAGGCTGACGAAGGTGCCGACCGCGGAGCTGGACCAGGCGGTGACCATGGAGCCGATGTCGCCGCCGGTCAGTTCGGCGAGGTCGGAGGCGCCGAGGGTGATGCCGATGACCGGGACCAGGATGATCACCGCGGAGATGCCGAGGGTGGCCAGCACCGTACGGGCGACGTTCCTGCGCGGGTGCTCCAGTTCCTCGGAGAGGTAGACGGCGGTGGAGAAGCCCTGGGTGACGAAGAGGGCGATGGCGAGCCCGGAGACGATCAGCATGGCCGTCACGGTGTCCGGGCCGCCGTCCGCCCCCGCGACCTGGAGCGAGACCAGGCTGTCCGGTCCGCGCTCGGCGTGGGCGAAGCCGAGGACCGCGACGATGGCCGCGGCGATGACCTCCAGGACCAGGAAGACACCGGTGATCCAGGCGTTGGCGCGCAGGTCCAGCAGACCGGCGAGGGTGGCCAGTAGCATCACCCCGGCGCCCGCCAGCGCGGGGTCCAGGTGGACGACCGGGGCGAGATAGTCGGCGGTGCCCATCGCGATCACGGGCGGCACGATCATCACGACCAGCAGGGAGAGGACGAAGACCAGCCAGCCCGCGAGCCGTCCGGCCAGCGTGGTGACCATCGCGTACTCGCCGCCCGCGCTGGGGATCAGGGTGCCGAGCTCGGAGTAGCAGAACGCCACAGCGATACAGAGCAGGGAGCCGATCGCGATGGTGAGGGCAGTGGCGGTGCCGAGCGAGCCGAACAGATCCGGGACGACCACGAAGAGGGTGGAGGCCGGGGTCACGCAGGAGAGCGTGAGCAGAGTGCCGCCGACGACCCCGATGGAACGCTTCAGTTCCGGTGCCGGAACCGATCCGGTGACCGATGCGTCATCGGTGGCGGTGGACTTCTCCAGCGTGTCGGTCATGCGGCGGTTCCGATCGACTCGTGCGGCAGTGGTTCGGAATGGAACACCGACGAAAACCAGTGCGTCAATGGCTGTCTGGCTACGAAATCCGTAGCAAGAACGGCCTCTTGATCGCGTAAACAGCAGAACAGGCAAGCCATTCCCGTTCCTGCCGCGGTACGGGAACCGCAAGGTGAAGGTCGAAAAAACTGCCGGGGTCCGGCATACGGACGTGTCAGTGGGGACCGTTAGAGTCCGTGTGTCACACAGCGAAAACACAGTCGATGGGGCGGGGACACAGATGAAGCTGAGGCACACCACGGCCTGGGTGGGGCTCACGGCGGCGGCTCTGATGACGGCCACCGCGTGCGGTTCCGAGGCGGCCAAGGGCACGGCGGACAAGGCGGCCGAGGCGGTCACCAACACCGACAAGATCATGGCGGCGCTCGCCCGCGCCACCGACCGGACCGAGGAACTGGGCTCGGCCGAGGTGAGCATGTCCACCGATCTGGGCACCGGCACCCCGATAGCCATGGACGGCACCTACTCGTGGGGCAACGGCATGGCCTACGACATCCAGATGGACACCAAGGCCGCCCAGATGGAGTCCCTCCAGGACGACCCGACCATCCACTGTCTGCTCGTCGATGGCGTCTACTACTACGACGTCGACCCGCAGGCCTCCGGCCCGATCGCGGGCAAGGAGTGGATCAAGGTCGACTCCTCCGCCGTGTTCGGCGACAGCGGCAGCCAGGCCTACAAGGGCGGCGGCGACAGCGGCAACCCGACGGCCTCCCTGAAGGGCCTGAAGTACGCCGACGACGTCGAGGACCTCGGCACCGAGACGGTCAACGGCCAGAGCACCCACCACTACCGCGCGGTCCTCGACCAGGAGGACCTGGGCCAGTTCAAGGAGGCCTACAGCGGCGAGGACAGCATGCTGGGCGACATGACCGGCGGCGCCGCCACCATGGAAATGGACATCTGGGTCAACGACAAGGACCTGCCGGTCCGGCTGAAGCAGGTCATGGGCACCATGACGGTCTCCATGGACTTCGCCAAGTTCGGTGCCACCAAGGACATCGACGCCCCGCCGGCCGCCCAGACCGCCGACCTGACCGAGGCCCTCAAGGAGGCCAACGGCCAGTGACACGACAGGGCCCCGGGCACGTGGATCGCCACCTGCCCGGGGCCCGATCGTGCGCTCAGTGGTTGCGCGGGAAGCCCAGGTCGACGCCGGTCGGGGCCTCGGACGGGTCCGGCCAGCGGGTGGTGACGACCTTGCCGCGGGTGTAGAAGTGCGTGCCGTCGTTGCCGTAGATGTGGTGGTCGCCGAAGAGGGAGTCCTTCCAGCCGCCGAAGCTGTGGTAGCCGACGGGGACCGGGATCGGGACGTTTACGCCGACCATGCCGGCCTCGATCTCCAGCTGGAAGCGGCGGGCGGCGCCGCCGTCCCGGGTGAAGATCGCGGTGCCGTTGCCGAACGGCGAGCTGTTGATGAGGGCCACGCCCTCCTCGTAGGTCTCCGCGCGCAGCACGCACAGGACGGGGCCGAAGATCTCGTCCGTGTACGCCTTCGCGCCGGTCGGCACCTTGTCCAGGAGCGAGATGCCGATCCAGTGGCCGTCCTCGAAGCCGTCGACGGTGTAGCCGGTGCCGTCCAGGACGACCTCGCAGCCCTCGGCCGCCGCGCCCTCTACGTAGGAGGCCACCTTGTCGCGGTGTACGGCCGTGATGAGCGGGCCCATCTCGGAGGTCGGGTCGTTGCCGGGGCCGATCTTGATCTTCTCGGCGCGCTCGCGGATCTTCTCCACCAGCTCGTCGCCGATCGAGCCGACCGCCACGACCGCGGAGATCGCCATGCAGCGCTCGCCCGCGGAGCCGTAGGCGGCGGACACCGCAGCGTCGGCGGCCGCGTCCAGGTCCGCGTCGGGGAGGACCAGCATGTGGTTCTTGGCGCCGCCGAGCGCCTGGACGCGCTTGCCGTTTGCGGAGGCGGTGGTGTGGATGTAGCGGGCGATCGGGGTCGAGCCGACGAACGACACCGCCTTGACGTCGGGGTGCTCAAGGAGGCGGTCGACGGCCACCTTGTCGCCGTGCACGACGTTGAAGACGCCGTCCGGCAGGCCCGCCTCGGCCAGCAGCTCGGCGAGCTTGACGGCCGCCGAGGGGTCCTTCTCGCTCGGCTTGAGCACGAAGGTGTTGCCGCAGGCGATGGCGATCGGGAACATCCACATCGGGACCATCGCCGGGAAGTTGAACGGCGTGATGCCCGCGACCACGCCCAGCGGCTGGCGGATCGAGGAGACGTCCACGCGGCTGGCGACCTGTGTCGACAGCTCACCCTTCAGCTGCACGTTGATGCCGCAGGCCAGGTCGACGATCTCCAGGCCGCGCGCGACCTCGCCGAGGGCGTCGGAGTGCACCTTCCCGTGCTCGGCGGTGATCAGCTCGGCGATGGCGTCCCGGTTGGCGTCCAGCAGCGCCCGGAACTTGAACAGGATCGTGGTGCGCTGGGCCAGCGAGGACTGGCCCCAGGTCAGGTACGCCTCCTTGGCGGCGGCGACCGCGGCGTCCACCTCGTCGACCGAGGCGAAAGCGACCTTCGTGGTGACCGCGCCGGTGGCCGGGTCGGTGACCGGCCCGTAATTACCCGACGCGCCTTCGGCGGTCTTGCCGCCGATCCAGTGGTTGACGATCTTCGTCATGACCAAGAACTCCTTCACAGATGGCGGCGTCGAGCAGAGACGTGCCGTTCGTACAGCTCACGGGCCTTGACCGCCGACGGTCGGGTCGCGGTCTCGGCCACAGGAACATCCCACCAGGCCTGTGCCTCGGGCGCGCCCGACACTGTGTCTGTCGTTTCGGTCTCCACGTAGACACATGTGGGAGTGTCGGCGGCCCGTGCCTCGGCGAGCGCCGCCCGCAGGTCCCGGACGGTTTTCGCGCGCAGCACGCGCATGCCGAGGCTGGCCGCGTTGGCGGCGAGATCGACCGGGAGCGGGGCGCCCGTATAGGTGCCGTCGGCGGCCGGGAAGCGGTAGGCGGTGCCGTACCGCTCGCCGCCCACCGACTCCGACAGACCGCCGATGGACGCGTACCCGTGGTTCTGCACGAGCAGCATCTTGACGGCGATGCCCTCCTGCACGGCGGTGACGATCTCGGTCGGCATCATCAGATACGTACCGTCGCCGACGAGCGCCCAGACGTTGCGCTCGGGAGCGGCGAGCTTGACGCCGATCGCGGCCGGGATCTCGTAGCCCATGCAGGAGTAGCCGTACTCCAGGTGGTACTGGTCGGACGAGCGGGCCCGCCACAGCTTGTGCAGATCGCCCGGGAGCGAACCGGCCGCGTTGATGATCACGTCCGTCTCGTCGACGATCGCGTCCAGCGCGCCGATGACCTGCGGCTGAGTGGGCCGTACGTCCGGTTCGGCGGCCTCGAAGCAGGCGTCGACGCGCTGCTCCCAGAGCTCCTTGCCCTCGGCGTACCCGGCGGCGTAGGTGGCGGCGACCCGGTGGTCGTGCATCTGGAGCGCCTCGGTCAGCTCCATCAGGCCGCTGCGGGCGTCCGCGACCAGCGGCAGCCCGCCGAGCTTGTGGCCGTCGTAGGGGGCGATGTTGAGGTTGAGGAAGCGGACGCCGGGCTCCTGGAAGAGGGTGCCGGAGGCGGTGGTGAAGTCGGTGTACCGGGTACCCACGCCGATCACCAGGTCGGCGGTACGGGCCAGCTCGTCGGCGGTGGCGGTGCCGGTGTGGCCGATGCCGCCGACGTCCTGGGGGTGGTCGTGGCGCAGCGAGCCCTTGCCGGCCTGGGTGGAGGCGACCGGGATGCCGGTGACGGACGCGAACTCGGCGAGGGCCTCCTCGGCGCGGCTGTGGTGGACTCCGCCGCCCGCGACGACGAGGGGCCGGCGGGCGGCGCGGATCGCCGTCACGGCCTCGGCCAGCTCGGTCGGGTCGGCGCCCGGACGGCGTACCGTCCAGACCCGCTCGGCGAAGAACTCCTCCGGCCAGTCGTACGCCTCGGCCTGCACGTCCTGCGGCAGGGCGAGGGTGACGGCGCCGGTCTCGACCGGGTCGGAGAGCACCCGTACGGCCTGGAGGGCGGCCGGGATCAGGGCCTCGGGGCGGGTGATCCGGTCGAAGTACTTCGACACCGGGCGCAGACAGTCGTTGACGCTGAGGTCGCCCGCGTACGGCACTTCGAGCTGCTGGAGCACCGGGTCGGCCGGGCGGGTGGCGAAGGTGTCGCCGGGCAGCAGGAGCACCGGGAGGTGGTTGATGGTCGCGAGGGCGGCGCCGGTGACCAGGTTGGTCGCGCCCGGGCCGATCGACGTCGTCACCGCGTGGGTGGACAGCCGGTTCGACTGACGGGCGTAGCCCACGGCCGCGTGCACCATGGACTGCTCGTTGCGGCCCTGGTGGTACGGCATCACCTCGGCGTGCTCGACGAGCGCCTGGCCGAGCCCGGCGACGTTGCCGTGGCCGAAGATGCCCCAGGTCGCGCCGATCAGCCGGTGCCGTACGCCGTCGCGCTCGGTGTACTGCGCGGCGAGGAAACGGACCAGCGCCTGCGCGACGGTCAGCCGGGTCGTCGTCGTCATCGGTAGCCCTCCGTGTGGTCGGGGTGGAAACAGATCCGCCACTCCCGGGTCTCCCCCGGGCCCGCCATCACGTTCAGGTAGTACATGTCATGGCCGGGCTGGGCGATCGACGGGCCGTGCCAGCCGTCGGGGACGAGCACGACATCACCGGAACGGACCTCCGCGAGTACGTCGGAGCCACCCTCGCGGGACGGGGAGACGCGCTGGTAGCCGAAGCCGTGCGGGCCGTCGATCTCGAAGTAGTAGATCTCCTCCAGCTCCGACTCCTCCCCCGGCCGGTGCTCGTCGTGCTTGTGCGGCGGGTACGAGGACCAGTTGCCGCCGGGGGTGATCACCTCGACGGCGATGAGCCGGTCGCACTCGAAGGCGTCGGCGGAGGCGAAGTTGCGCACATGGCGCAGCCGGTTGCCGCTGCCGCGCTCCTCCCTGGGGACCTCCGGCGCGGGGCCGTAGCGGGCGGGGAGTCGTCGCTCGCACCTTGCTCCTGCCAAAGCAAAGCGGCCACCCGCGCCGGAGGCGATCTGTGCCCGGGCGTCTCGGGGTACGTACGCGAAGTCAGTGACCGACGCGAAGACGCTTTCCCGGCCCAGGAGTTGGAACTCCTGCTGTGCTGTGCGCACCGTACAGCCGCCGTTGAGGGGCAGCACGATCCACTCGCTGTCCCCGGCGTCGAAGGTGTGTGTGCCGCCCGGCTCCAGCCCCACGATCCGCAGCGCGCTGTGGGTCCAGCCGGCCCGCTTCGGATCGATGTCGAGCGTGTAGTGCCCGTCCGCGGTCGCGCCCCTGGGGACGTACAGCTCCCTGTCCCTGCTCGTCGTGTTCATGCGGCCCTCACAGCAGTCCTACGGCGGTGTCCACGGCGGCGGCCACGTCGCCGTCCGCCGGGTACAGCAGCGAACGGCCGACCACCAGGCCGCGCACGGTGGGGAGTTGGAGAGCGCCGCGCCACTTCTCGTACGCGGCCTCCTGATCGTCTCCGATGTCGCCGCCGAGCAGTACGGCGGGCAGCGTCGAGGTCTCCATGACCTGGGCCATGTCGTCCGGGTTGGCGGTGACCGGGACCTTGAGCCAGGTGTAGGCCGAACTGCCGCCGAGGCCCGAGGCGATGGCGATGGAGCGGGTGACGGCCTCGGCGGAGAGATCGTTGCTCAGTTTCCCGTCGGGTGTGCGACGGCTGATGAACGGCTCGACGAACAGCGGGAGTTGCCGGGCCGCCATCTCGTCGACGGCGCGGGCGGTGGACTCCAGGGTGTTCAGGGAGCCCGGGTCGTCGTAGTCGATGCGGAGGAGGAGTTTCCCGGCGTCGAAGTTCAGGCGGCGGATGTCCTCCGGGCGGTGGCCGGTGAAGCGGTCGTCGAGTTCGAAGCTGGCGCCTTGCAGGCCGCCGCGGTTCATGGAGCCCATGACCACGCGGTCGTCCAGGGCGCCGAGCAGGAGGAGGTCGTCCAGGATGTCGGCGGTGGCGAGGACTCCGTCGACGCCGGGGCGGGAGAGGGCGAGGCAGAGGCGTTCGAGGAGGTCGGCCCGGTTGGCCATGGCGAACTTGCGGTCGCCCACGCCGAGGGCTCCGCGGGCGGGGTGGTCGGCGGCGACGATCATCAGGCGGCCGGAGTCGCCCAGCAGCGGGCGTCGTCTGCGGCGGGCCGCGGCCTCGGCGATGGCCTCGGGGTGCCTGGTGCGGGTGCGGACGAGCTCCGCGACGTTGACGGTCACCGGTCGGCCTCGGCTTCGCCATCGGCGGGCGGGTTCCCACCGGCACGACCCGTGCGACTTTCGTGGCCGGGTGCGGGTGGCCCCTGTGGGGCGGAGTCGCCATCGGCGGGTGCGGGTGGGTGGGTGGGCAGAGCGGCGTCGGGATCCGGGTGGCCCTCCGGGGTGGACGCGCCGTCGGCGGGTGCGGGTGCCTGCCGTCCGGGTGCCTGCCGTGCTTGTACCGCTCCTGCCGTGACCGCCTCCCTCACCTCCTCCTGGGTCGGCATGGCCGAGGAGCATTCCAGGCGGGAGGCGACGATGGCGCCGGCCGCGTTGGCGTGGCGCATGGTGGTTTCCAGGTCCCAGGTGTTGAGGAGGCCGTGGACGAGGGAGCCGCCGAAGGCGTCGCCCGCGCCGAGGCCGTTGAGGACCTCCACCGGGAGGGGCGGGACCTCGGCCCGGTCGCCGTCGCGGTGCACGGCCAGGACGCCCTTCGGGCCCTGCTTGACCACCGCCAGCTCCACTCCGGCGTCCAGCAGGGCCCGGGCGGCCGCGTGCGGTTCGCGGACTCCCGTGGCCACCTCCACCTCGTCCAGGTTGCCCACGGCGACGGTGGTGTGGCGCAGGGCCTCCCGGTAGAACGGGCGGGCCTGGTCCGGGTCCCGCCAGAACATCGGGCGCCAGTCGAGGTCGAAGACCGTCGTACCGGCCCTGGCCCTGTGGGCCAGGGCCGCCAGCGTCGCCGTACGGCTGGGCTCCTCGCTCAGGCCGGTGCCGGTCACCCAGAAGACGCGGGCGTCCCGGATCGCGTCCAGGTCCAGTTCGTGGGCGTCGATCTCCAGGTCCGGCGCCTTGGGCTGCCGGTAGAAGTACAGCGGGAAGTCGTCCGGCGGGAACACCTCGCAGAAGGTGACCGGTGTGGGCAGGCCCGGGACCGGGGTGACCCAGCGGTCGTCGACGCCGAAGTCGCGCAGGGCCTCGTGCAGATAGGTGCCGAAGGGGTCGTCGCCGGTGCGGGTGATCACGGCGGTGTTCCGGCCCAGACGGGCGGCGGCGACCGCGACGTTGGCCGCCGAACCGCCGAGGAACTTGCCGAAGGAGGTGACCTGCGGCAGCGGGACGCCCGTCTGCAACGGATAGAGATCCACGCCGATCCGCCCCATGGTGATCAGGTCGTACGCCATCGCGTTCCCTTCGTATCGGCTCTCCCCGGCTTTCTAGCCCCGCCCACGGAGCCCTGTCAATGTTTTGTCCAGACATTCGGACCAGACAGTCCGGATCGAACCGGTTCCGGTCCACTCCCTGTGTGCCACCTGTGTCACAAACACCCCCCTTGTGTCACACATGTCGCACCTACGCGGGTCTTGGGTCACATCCGGCACACAGCCACTGCCTCACGGTCACTCGGCGTCGTTCACCGGGCACAGGCTTCTGTGATCGCCAGCGCAGCGTCCGGTACCCCCGACGGCCGTTCCCGGCCGCCGCCGCGGCGCGCGCGGGGAGGTGCACCACATGACCGACCGACGACTCTGGTCCTACAAGGAGATCGCGGCCCACATCCGCGTGCAGCCCGACACCGTGCGGTCCTATCGCAAGCACGGTCTGCTGCCCCCGCCGGACCATGTGGAGGGCGGCAAGCCCTTCTGGTACGCCGAAACGGTCCGCGCCTGGGTCGCCGCCCGCCCCGGCAACCGCGGCCGAAGAGAGGACTGAGCCCTCAGGCCCAGGGCTCGATGACCGTCAGCCCCGACGCCCCGGCCGTGCCCATCGCCGCCAGCGCGGCCGGGGTGTCCGCCAGCGTGATGGTGGTGGTGACGAGGAGGTCCGGGCGCAGCACCCCGGCGCGGACCAGTTCCAGCATCGGCGGATAGGTGTGCGCGGCCATGCCGTGGCTCCCGAGGATCTCCAGCTCCCAGCCGATGGCGCGGGCCATCGGGACGGGGGTGGTGCCGTCGGCCGAGGGCAGCAGGCCGACCTGGAGGTGCCGGCCGCGGCGGCGCAGGCTGTTCACCGAGGCCGCGCAGGTGGCGGGCGAGCCGAGCGCGTCGAGGGAGAGATGGGCGCCGCCGCCGGTCAGTTCCCGGACCGCCTCGGCCGTGTCCGGCACGTTCGTCGCGTCCAGGCAGTGCGCCGCCCCGAACCTCCGCGCCAGGTCCAGGGCCCGCGGCGACACGTCCACGGCGACGACCCGGGCGCCGCAGGCCGCCGCGATCATCACCGCCGACAGCCCGACGCCGCCGCAGCCGTGCACCGCGACCCACTCCCCGGCCGCGACCCGGCCCTGCTGCACCACCGCGCGGAACGCCGTGGCGAACCGGCAGCCGAGCGAGGCGGCGGTGGCGAAGGACAGGCCGTCGGGGACGGCGACCAGGTTCACGTCGGCGTGGTCCAGGGCCACGTACTGGGCGAAGGAGCCCCAGTGGGTGAAGCCGGGCTGGGTCTGCCGCTCGCACACCTGCTGGTCGCCCGCCGCGCAGGACGGGCAGCTCCCGCAGGCGCAGACGAAGGGCACGGTGACCCGGTCGCCGGGGCGATGGCCGGTCACCCGGGAGCCCACGGCCTCGATGACACCGGCGAGTTCATGGCCGGGCACATGCGGCAGCGTGATGTCGGGGTCGTGGCCCTGCCAGCCGTGCCAGTCGCTGCGGCACAGTCCGGTGGCCTCCACGCGCACCACGACTCCGTGGTCGGCCGGTTCGGGGTCGGTCAGATCGCGTACCTCGGCGGGTTCGCCGTACTGCTCGAAGACCACGGCTCGCATGGCGGCGGCTCCTTTCCTCCGAGGGAAGGCTAAATGGGGAAGGCCAAATGGGGAGGACTGGACGGGGAGGACTGGACGGCGCGTGCCGCGGCCGGTGGCCTCACCAGGACTCCGGCTCCGCCAGCGGCTCATGCCGTGGCGTCCGGGATCCGCGCAGGCGCAGCCCCGCCAGCGGGAACAGCAGTACCGACAGCATCGCCGCCCCCACCAGCGCCGCCGCCTCGTCCGTGCGCATCGTGCCCGCGTCGACGCCGATCGTGGTGATGGCGACGACCAGGGGCAGTGCGGTGGCG
Encoded proteins:
- a CDS encoding condensation domain-containing protein; the encoded protein is MRITDIQRCEVRPGQLVEWTLSPATVARAALLPDDTRPPAYIQESHIRTARTVREDGLFVPTWLGTAFDIPGPVDLDALQDALRGWTLRHETLRSGFRPDGDELRRFTLGTREVSLHREVVGDFDDAGELVRHLQNRFDVAADALRWPNLIYTAVVRDDGASVYMAFDHSNVDAYSIHRIPAEIHELYAAGLAGRAVEQPPVSSYIDFCEIERADADRIDAGHEVVGRWREFIGRCDGRLPGFPVDLGLEPGGPLPTQKLMSEPLVGAEDAAAFEAYCRPYGGSLVGLLAATALIVREIGGQSVYRTVVPFHTRVKSRWSESVGWYVGGAPIEVPLVPVPDFAGALRSVREQLQAARPLARMPLARVLALLGADFRPTSPDLYSIVSYLDARGIPGAADWAEQSAYGLIRVSYGDQVCVWVNRLHEGLWFAGRYPDTDVAYKNMSLYVERLRDVIAGVRG
- the iolD gene encoding 3D-(3,5/4)-trihydroxycyclohexane-1,2-dione acylhydrolase (decyclizing), producing MTTTTRLTVAQALVRFLAAQYTERDGVRHRLIGATWGIFGHGNVAGLGQALVEHAEVMPYHQGRNEQSMVHAAVGYARQSNRLSTHAVTTSIGPGATNLVTGAALATINHLPVLLLPGDTFATRPADPVLQQLEVPYAGDLSVNDCLRPVSKYFDRITRPEALIPAALQAVRVLSDPVETGAVTLALPQDVQAEAYDWPEEFFAERVWTVRRPGADPTELAEAVTAIRAARRPLVVAGGGVHHSRAEEALAEFASVTGIPVASTQAGKGSLRHDHPQDVGGIGHTGTATADELARTADLVIGVGTRYTDFTTASGTLFQEPGVRFLNLNIAPYDGHKLGGLPLVADARSGLMELTEALQMHDHRVAATYAAGYAEGKELWEQRVDACFEAAEPDVRPTQPQVIGALDAIVDETDVIINAAGSLPGDLHKLWRARSSDQYHLEYGYSCMGYEIPAAIGVKLAAPERNVWALVGDGTYLMMPTEIVTAVQEGIAVKMLLVQNHGYASIGGLSESVGGERYGTAYRFPAADGTYTGAPLPVDLAANAASLGMRVLRAKTVRDLRAALAEARAADTPTCVYVETETTDTVSGAPEAQAWWDVPVAETATRPSAVKARELYERHVSARRRHL
- the iolB gene encoding 5-deoxy-glucuronate isomerase; this encodes MNTTSRDRELYVPRGATADGHYTLDIDPKRAGWTHSALRIVGLEPGGTHTFDAGDSEWIVLPLNGGCTVRTAQQEFQLLGRESVFASVTDFAYVPRDARAQIASGAGGRFALAGARCERRLPARYGPAPEVPREERGSGNRLRHVRNFASADAFECDRLIAVEVITPGGNWSSYPPHKHDEHRPGEESELEEIYYFEIDGPHGFGYQRVSPSREGGSDVLAEVRSGDVVLVPDGWHGPSIAQPGHDMYYLNVMAGPGETREWRICFHPDHTEGYR
- the mmsA gene encoding CoA-acylating methylmalonate-semialdehyde dehydrogenase — its product is MTKIVNHWIGGKTAEGASGNYGPVTDPATGAVTTKVAFASVDEVDAAVAAAKEAYLTWGQSSLAQRTTILFKFRALLDANRDAIAELITAEHGKVHSDALGEVARGLEIVDLACGINVQLKGELSTQVASRVDVSSIRQPLGVVAGITPFNFPAMVPMWMFPIAIACGNTFVLKPSEKDPSAAVKLAELLAEAGLPDGVFNVVHGDKVAVDRLLEHPDVKAVSFVGSTPIARYIHTTASANGKRVQALGGAKNHMLVLPDADLDAAADAAVSAAYGSAGERCMAISAVVAVGSIGDELVEKIRERAEKIKIGPGNDPTSEMGPLITAVHRDKVASYVEGAAAEGCEVVLDGTGYTVDGFEDGHWIGISLLDKVPTGAKAYTDEIFGPVLCVLRAETYEEGVALINSSPFGNGTAIFTRDGGAARRFQLEIEAGMVGVNVPIPVPVGYHSFGGWKDSLFGDHHIYGNDGTHFYTRGKVVTTRWPDPSEAPTGVDLGFPRNH
- a CDS encoding APC family permease; the encoded protein is MTDTLEKSTATDDASVTGSVPAPELKRSIGVVGGTLLTLSCVTPASTLFVVVPDLFGSLGTATALTIAIGSLLCIAVAFCYSELGTLIPSAGGEYAMVTTLAGRLAGWLVFVLSLLVVMIVPPVIAMGTADYLAPVVHLDPALAGAGVMLLATLAGLLDLRANAWITGVFLVLEVIAAAIVAVLGFAHAERGPDSLVSLQVAGADGGPDTVTAMLIVSGLAIALFVTQGFSTAVYLSEELEHPRRNVARTVLATLGISAVIILVPVIGITLGASDLAELTGGDIGSMVTAWSSSAVGTFVSLCVALAIINAGIVMVIQNSRVLFASARDKAWPQPVNTVFAKLGRFGSPWVATLAVGVPGAALCFVNLDTLYGVTGVSVTGMYLLVAVAALLSRRGAHRHTPAWRMPLWPAMPLLLIVVLAYILTQQETEYLLWTGGITAAATLYWALYLRPRRDTRWLVSLPEDQLTPH